Part of the Chloroflexota bacterium genome is shown below.
GTGATTTACGCCGCCTTCTTCACCTCGTTTGGGGTGCATCCAGTTGGCGTGGTTTCGGGGATTGCTGGTTCGCTGCTGTATTGGGTGGCGCAACACGATGTTGAGCGCGGCGGTCAGCCCAGCCATTACTATTTTGTCCAATTGCTAGTGTACGAGCCATTGCTGCTCTTTGCTGGCTTTGCGGCAACCTTGGCAGGTATCGGCCACTTAGCGTTGCAAATCAAACGGGGCGCTGCTTTGACGGCTCAGCGCATGGCTCCTGGCTTGTTGGCGTGGTGGGCGGCTGGCTCATTTGCCTTGTATAGCTGGGCTGGCGAGAAAATGCCATGGATCACCCTGCACGTGGCCGTACCATTGATTTTTATTGCCGCTTGGGGCATTGGGCAGATTTTTGCTTGGGGCTTTCAGCCAATTCAAAAAGCTTGGCTGAGCAGCAAAATGCCAACCCGCCGCGATGAATGGCTTGGGCTATTTGGCTATTTGGCGGTGGTGGGTTTGGTTGCTAGCTATGCACTCATGCAATTGGTGCGGATGATTCGCATCCAACCCAATATTGCGCCAACTGGTAGCCCCGCCACACCGATGTTCCTCGTAAGCATGATTTTGATTGTGCTAGCAATTACGGGCTTTTATAGCTTGTTCCATGGCTGGCGGCGAGCGCTGACAGGCTTAACCTTGGCCTTAACCATTATGTGGAGTGCCTATTCATTCCGCTCGGCTTGGCGCTTGAACTATCAAAATGGCGATATTCCAGTAGAAATGCTGGTGTATGTGCAAAGTTCGCCCGATGTTGGCCGCGTGATGGATGATTTACGCGAAGTTTCGTTCGCAGAGACAGGCCGCATGGAATTGCCGATTATGTACGATAACGAGCAAATCTGGAAGTGGTATGTGCGCGAATATACCAAAGCAGTCGGCTTCTCTGGCTCGATGAATAGCCCAGCCAGCGCTGAAACAGCGGCAATTTTGATGATCGACAGCAATTGGTCTACCAACGAAGCCAATGTCCAAGGCTTCCTTGAAGGGCGTTTCCCATTGCGTTGGTGGTTCCCCGAAGGCCAGTTTTATCGCTTTGCCGAAGTACCAGAACTTGATGCCAATGGTCAAACCATGCGCGATAGCAATGGCGAGCAAGTGATGAAAGCTGCGCCATATGATCAAGATTCGACAATTGGGCGGGTGATACGCAACCCATTTGATGCTAAAACCCAAAATGAGCTTTGGCGTTATTTGCTGTTCCGTCAGCCACCAGGCCAACTCTCATCGGTTGACTTTAAAGTCTATGTTCGCCCGCGCTATGCCCACGTGTTGGGCGTGCAAGCTCAAAACGTGAATGGCCAATCGCAGGTGCGTTAGGCCGGTCTGTGTTTCCACTTTGTAACGAGATGATTTGTTGCTTATGACCACACCTGACTTAACCAAAAAGCGTCTGCGTCGCGCTCAGCCAATTCAAGTGCGCCGTCGGCAGAGTTCATCATGGTTAGATCGTTCGATTGCGTTTAGCTGGCTGAATAGCGAGCTGATCGGCTATGTTGTGTTGATTGCGCTGAGTGTGTTTATGCACTTGTGGCAATTGGGCAATATGGCCATGCACCACGATGAATCGATCCATGCCAAATATAGCTGGCAGTTTTATATGGGCAAAGGTGGTTTCCAATGTGGCCTGAATAGTGCCCAGTCGGATACCTACTGTTATAACCCAGTTTTTCACGGCCCAACCCTGTATCTCAGCACCTATCTGAGCTACTTTTTATTTGGGGCGAGTGATGCCACCGCCCGTTTGCCAATGGCAGTCGCAGGGATTGCCTTAG
Proteins encoded:
- a CDS encoding TIGR03663 family protein; its protein translation is MIATSSRQVAVPRTQRRRFTVEHLAYIGLGLLSVLMHLWALGGRSLHHDETIHAYYSWLLYRGDGYLHDPLTHGPFLYYWTALQYFLFGDNDFTARLAAATFGIALTLTPWLLRKNIGRGTALLMVGYLLISPVTLYVGRFIRHDIFAVTQEIICLIAIIRYISTRHVRWIYIFFASFALMFVTIETSYLFTLTLGSFIVLVTLWQVNRKLLILFGVYGLLAVACLKGIPDHRGLLVTANGNPAPVLDVNGQEQWLPLPLVTESQALVVRNQGDDLFFDDTANGGFRQGYFSKLSETLFGIDDAEVQSNPSRLYHQVKNQTLYGNNGVFMHMPITALTLLTLVFLIAVIVIIWFYKGKDQTQTMWKRAVSQAPERSLLPALDSLWSIHGALAVILGLVIYAAFFTSFGVHPVGVVSGIAGSLLYWVAQHDVERGGQPSHYYFVQLLVYEPLLLFAGFAATLAGIGHLALQIKRGAALTAQRMAPGLLAWWAAGSFALYSWAGEKMPWITLHVAVPLIFIAAWGIGQIFAWGFQPIQKAWLSSKMPTRRDEWLGLFGYLAVVGLVASYALMQLVRMIRIQPNIAPTGSPATPMFLVSMILIVLAITGFYSLFHGWRRALTGLTLALTIMWSAYSFRSAWRLNYQNGDIPVEMLVYVQSSPDVGRVMDDLREVSFAETGRMELPIMYDNEQIWKWYVREYTKAVGFSGSMNSPASAETAAILMIDSNWSTNEANVQGFLEGRFPLRWWFPEGQFYRFAEVPELDANGQTMRDSNGEQVMKAAPYDQDSTIGRVIRNPFDAKTQNELWRYLLFRQPPGQLSSVDFKVYVRPRYAHVLGVQAQNVNGQSQVR